A DNA window from Massilia putida contains the following coding sequences:
- a CDS encoding translation initiation factor Sui1 yields the protein MKRANSGLVYSTDGGRMCPECRRPVASCTCKAAAVPAGDGVVRVSRQTKGRGGKSVTLVKGLALDAAALASLGKHLRTACGCGGTVKDGVIEVQGDHCDLVMEVLEKHGHRAKRAGG from the coding sequence ATGAAGCGTGCAAACAGCGGCCTCGTATATTCCACCGACGGGGGACGCATGTGCCCCGAATGCCGGCGTCCCGTCGCCTCGTGCACGTGCAAGGCCGCGGCCGTGCCCGCGGGCGACGGCGTCGTGCGCGTATCGCGCCAGACCAAGGGCCGCGGCGGCAAGAGCGTCACGCTCGTCAAGGGCCTCGCCCTCGATGCCGCCGCCCTGGCGTCGCTGGGCAAGCACTTGCGCACGGCATGCGGTTGCGGCGGCACCGTGAAGGATGGCGTGATCGAGGTGCAGGGCGACCACTGCGACCTCGTCATGGAAGTGCTCGAGAAACACGGCCATCGTGCGAAGCGCGCCGGCGGGTGA
- a CDS encoding DNA polymerase II: MDTQGFLLTRHWRDTDAGVEVEFWLATPGGPRRVRIAPQPAVAFIPAELGDTARLLLQRERGAELRDLSLCDFRHRPVLGLYCTQYRHLLRLEKRLREHGIDVYEADVRPPERYLMERFITAPVAFAGTPNAADPLLLVDAQLKPVQDYRPVLSTVSLDIETTMQGELRSIALEGCGQRQVYMLGPANGDASALDFDYEVCATRRDLLDRLEDWIRRYDPDAIIGWNLVQFDLRILQQHAQQMQRPLRLGRDGSAIEWREHGGRQEHWFAGIAGRLVIDGIEALRSATWSFPSFSLEHVAQSLLGEGKSIDNPYDRMAEIDRMFDEDKPALATYNLQDCVLVTRIFEKSGLMTFLLERASVTGLAADRSGGSVAAFEHAYIPLMHRLGRVAPNIGDVPGADSPGGFVMDSRSGLYDSVLVLDYKSLYPSIIRTFLIDPVGLVAGLEEPEEDTVPGFRGARFSRTQHCLPGIVTRVWQGRDAAKRARNAPLSQALKIIMNSMYGVLGTTGCRFFDPRLASSITMRGHQIMHRTRELIEARGYQVIYGDTDSTFVWLGRAHDEDEAERIGRALVDHVNGWWRDHLLAELKLESALELEYETHFRRFLMPTVRGSEEGSKKRYAGLVRRADGSEEMIFKGLETVRTDWTPLAQTFQQELYGRVFRGEPYEDYVRDYVARTLRGEFDEQLVYRKRLRRPLVEYERNVPPHVRAARAADEFHMRQGRPAQYRNGGWIRYVMTTAGPEPLDTLDTRRTPIDYEHYLTKQLEPVADGILPFLDDSFARLTSPQGALF, encoded by the coding sequence ATGGACACGCAAGGCTTTCTGCTGACGCGTCACTGGCGTGACACGGACGCCGGCGTCGAGGTCGAGTTCTGGCTCGCGACCCCAGGCGGGCCGCGGCGCGTGCGCATCGCGCCGCAGCCGGCCGTCGCCTTCATCCCGGCGGAGCTGGGCGATACGGCGCGCCTGCTGCTGCAGCGCGAACGGGGCGCCGAGCTGCGCGACCTGTCGCTGTGCGACTTCCGCCACCGTCCCGTGCTTGGCCTGTACTGCACGCAGTACCGCCACCTGCTGCGCCTGGAGAAGCGCCTGCGCGAGCACGGCATCGACGTCTACGAGGCGGATGTGCGACCTCCCGAACGCTACCTGATGGAGCGCTTCATCACGGCGCCCGTCGCGTTCGCGGGCACGCCCAATGCGGCCGACCCGCTGCTGCTCGTCGACGCGCAGTTGAAACCCGTGCAGGATTATCGCCCCGTGCTGTCGACGGTCTCGCTCGACATCGAGACGACCATGCAGGGCGAGCTGCGCTCGATCGCGCTGGAAGGCTGCGGCCAGCGCCAGGTGTACATGCTGGGCCCCGCGAACGGCGACGCGTCCGCACTCGATTTCGACTACGAGGTGTGCGCCACGCGCCGCGACCTGCTCGACCGTCTCGAAGACTGGATCCGCCGTTACGACCCGGACGCCATCATCGGCTGGAACCTCGTGCAGTTCGACCTGCGCATCCTGCAACAGCATGCGCAGCAGATGCAGCGCCCGCTGCGCCTGGGCCGCGACGGCAGCGCCATCGAATGGCGCGAGCACGGCGGGCGGCAGGAACACTGGTTCGCCGGGATCGCCGGGCGGCTCGTCATCGACGGCATCGAGGCCCTGCGTTCGGCCACGTGGAGCTTCCCGTCGTTCTCGCTGGAGCACGTGGCGCAAAGCCTGCTGGGCGAAGGCAAGTCCATCGACAACCCGTACGACCGCATGGCGGAAATCGACCGCATGTTCGACGAGGACAAGCCGGCTCTGGCCACCTACAATCTGCAGGACTGCGTGCTCGTCACGCGCATCTTCGAGAAGTCCGGCCTGATGACCTTCCTGCTGGAGCGGGCCAGCGTGACGGGCCTGGCGGCCGACCGCAGCGGCGGTTCCGTGGCCGCGTTCGAGCACGCGTACATCCCGCTGATGCACCGGCTCGGGCGCGTGGCGCCGAACATCGGCGACGTGCCGGGGGCGGACAGCCCGGGCGGCTTCGTGATGGATTCGCGTTCCGGCCTGTACGATTCCGTCCTCGTGCTGGACTACAAAAGCCTGTACCCGTCCATCATCCGCACGTTCCTGATCGATCCGGTGGGCCTCGTCGCCGGTCTCGAGGAACCGGAAGAGGACACGGTGCCGGGCTTCCGCGGCGCGCGTTTTTCGCGCACGCAGCACTGCCTGCCCGGCATCGTCACGCGCGTGTGGCAGGGCAGGGATGCCGCCAAGCGCGCACGCAACGCGCCGCTGTCGCAGGCGCTGAAGATCATCATGAACTCGATGTACGGCGTGCTGGGCACGACGGGCTGCCGCTTCTTCGATCCGCGCCTGGCGTCGTCGATCACGATGCGCGGTCACCAGATCATGCACCGCACGCGCGAGCTGATCGAGGCACGCGGCTATCAGGTGATCTACGGCGACACCGATTCGACGTTCGTGTGGCTCGGCCGCGCGCACGACGAGGACGAGGCGGAGCGCATCGGCCGCGCGCTCGTCGACCACGTCAACGGCTGGTGGCGCGACCATCTGCTGGCCGAGCTGAAGCTCGAGAGCGCGCTGGAGCTGGAATACGAGACGCATTTCCGCCGCTTCCTGATGCCGACCGTGCGCGGTTCGGAGGAGGGCAGCAAGAAGCGCTACGCGGGCCTCGTGCGCCGCGCGGACGGCAGCGAGGAGATGATCTTCAAGGGCCTGGAGACGGTGCGCACGGACTGGACGCCGCTGGCGCAGACCTTCCAGCAGGAGCTGTACGGCCGCGTGTTCCGCGGCGAGCCGTACGAGGACTATGTGCGCGACTACGTGGCGCGTACGTTGCGCGGGGAATTCGACGAGCAGCTCGTGTACCGCAAGCGCCTGCGCCGGCCGCTGGTCGAGTACGAGCGCAACGTGCCGCCGCACGTGCGCGCGGCGCGCGCGGCCGACGAATTCCACATGCGCCAGGGCCGGCCGGCGCAATACCGCAACGGTGGCTGGATCCGCTACGTGATGACGACGGCCGGCCCGGAACCGCTGGACACGCTGGACACGCGCCGCACGCCCATCGACTACGAGCATTATCTGACGAAGCAGCTGGAACCCGTCGCGGATGGCATCCTGCCGTTTTTGGATGACAGTTTTGCCCGGTTGACCAGTCCGCAGGGGGCGTTGTTCTGA
- a CDS encoding ferritin-like domain-containing protein, whose product MALPPELRVRALELLIETDPVAKTRGVAALAEASRAGVCALDTAAALDAGAAAIPGRPARPELVPPRLVGRRSMATTEGRAMLVHALAHIEFNAVNLALDAVWRFPGMPHAYYTDWLRVAFEEAHHFTLLAAHLRTLGCAYGDFSGHDSLWEMVAKTSGDVLARMALVPRTMEARGLDAIPPLRAKLAQAGDEAAARILDVLLRDEVGHVEIGNRWYFHLCAQRGLEPVATYDALTVQYKAPVLKGPFNVEARRRAGFTEAELARFATA is encoded by the coding sequence ATGGCGCTCCCGCCAGAGCTGCGCGTACGCGCGCTCGAGTTATTGATCGAGACCGACCCGGTCGCCAAGACGCGGGGCGTCGCGGCGCTTGCCGAGGCAAGCCGCGCCGGGGTCTGTGCGCTGGACACGGCCGCGGCCCTCGATGCCGGCGCCGCCGCGATCCCGGGCCGTCCCGCGCGGCCGGAACTGGTGCCGCCGCGCCTCGTCGGCCGCCGCTCGATGGCCACAACGGAAGGCCGCGCGATGCTCGTCCACGCGCTGGCCCACATCGAATTCAATGCCGTGAACCTCGCGCTGGACGCCGTCTGGCGCTTCCCCGGCATGCCCCACGCCTACTACACCGACTGGCTGCGCGTGGCGTTTGAAGAAGCCCATCATTTCACCTTGCTGGCGGCGCACCTGCGCACGCTCGGCTGCGCGTACGGCGATTTTTCCGGCCACGACAGCCTGTGGGAGATGGTCGCCAAGACGAGCGGCGACGTCCTCGCGCGCATGGCCCTCGTGCCGCGCACGATGGAGGCGCGCGGCCTGGACGCCATCCCGCCGCTGCGCGCCAAGCTGGCGCAGGCCGGCGACGAAGCGGCCGCGCGCATCCTCGACGTGCTGCTGCGCGACGAAGTGGGTCACGTGGAGATCGGCAACCGCTGGTATTTCCACCTGTGCGCGCAGCGCGGCCTGGAACCGGTGGCGACGTACGACGCGCTGACGGTGCAGTACAAGGCTCCGGTGCTCAAGGGACCCTTCAACGTCGAGGCGCGCCGCCGGGCCGGTTTCACGGAAGCGGAGCTGGCACGCTTCGCGACTGCCTGA